A region of the Candidatus Neomarinimicrobiota bacterium genome:
AAATCTGCGCATTAAGAAGAGCTAAATGAGGACTTCGGCATACTTCTTGATATTATTGAGGACTATGCCTGTGCCCTTGACAACGTCCAAAAGAGGAAACTCAGAAACGTTTGCCGCCAAGTGCGTTCTTTCACGAATGTTTTGATCCAGACCTTTCAACAGTGCCGTTCCGCCCGTAAGGATGATGCCACGATCGAGAATATCGACTGACAGCTCTGGCGGCGTCTTTTCGAGAGTTCGTTTCACCGCATCAACGATTTGGGTTACAGTATCCTTGAGGGCTTGCCGTAGTTCATCAGAGGATATCTCGACTGTTTTCGGAATACCGGAAACCATATCGCGCCCCTTTACGGTAATTGGCTTATCATTCATGCGCATGGCTGTGCCCACAGAAACTTTAATTCTCTCCGCGGTCGGTTCACCGATTTCTAACTTGTGTTCGTTACGAAACCAAGAAACGACTGCCTTGTCCATGGCCCTTCCGGCTACCCTGATCGTCTCTTTCGTGACAACACCGTTGAGGGCAATGACAGCAATCTCTGTAGTCCCGCCACCAATATCTACGATCATATTGCCCACAGGCTTGCTTATATCGAGGCCGATGCCGATGGCCGCAGCCACGGGTTCCTCAATAAGATATATCTCACGTGCATTAGCTCTTTCACCGGAGTCCTTCACAGCACGCCTCTCCACCTCAGTAACACCGCTGGGAACACAGATGACCATTCTGGGACGGGCTATCCGATTGAATCGAATCTTCCTGACGAATCCTTGTAGCAAACCGTCAGTCATCTCGAAATCGGCAATTACACCATCTTTCAGAGGTCGGATCGTCTCTATGTCCCGGTGAGTCTTGCCAACCATCTCATTCGCTTCATTTCCCACTGCAAGGATAACTCCGTCATTAATTCCCCGGGCAACAATGGATGGCTCATTAATAACCACCCCCTTGCCCTGAAGCCAGATAAGTGTATTGGCCGTCCCCAAGTCAATGGCGATATCACCGGAAACCCATCCACCCGGACGGAAACTATTCATTTACTCTACTCACGCTAAAGAAATAACAAATTTAGATGATTTTCCCTTCCTCGGAGTCCTCGGGAGGGTTATAAGTTACTGTCCGGCAAACTACTAGTCAATCTGAATCTAAGCAATCATGTGTATATCACAAGCGAGATGAGAAACCAAACTGGAAATGAGAATTTTTCAATGGAAGTAATTTTTATCTGAATAGAATAAATTCGACCAGTAATCAATCCACTGAAAGTAGGTAAAACTAATGGAGGAACCAAATGAACGACATTACCAACTATCATAACCCGCGCTGATCAAAGATCCGGGAATCCGTGCAGATTCTCAGAGATAAGGGAGTTGAGCCTCAGATCGTGGAGTATCTTAAGACGACGCCTGACGCGACTACCCTGAAGAAGCTGGCTTCAATGATGGGTCTCCGCCCCAAGGATTTTATCCGCAGGCGTGAGGTCGATTTCAAAGAGCTTGGACTGAAGGATAAACTGGAAGACGACGCTGAACTTTTTCGACAGATGGTAGCACATCCAAAGCTGATGGAGCGCCCCATTGCAATAAAGGGAGATCAGGTAGTTCTCGGGCGGCCGCCAGATAGAGTGCTTGAGCTACTGCATTGAAAGATGTGACAGGTTGGTAACGACCTGAAAGATCAACTCCCTGATGGAATACATAATCGTTTCACTTGTCGCTCTGTTGGTATCGGGGTTAACGCTCTTCTCGGGCTTTGGTCTCGGTTCTCTCCTCATGCCCGTCATGGCCATTTTCTTTCCCATGCAGGTAGCGATCGTAGCAACTGCCGTTGTTCACCTGGCCAACAACTTTTTCAAACTGTCACTCTTTGGCAAATATCGTCGCGGCGACGTAGTGGTAAAATTCGGGATGCCAGCAATCGTTTTTGCCGCCGCCGGGGCTTGGATTCTAACACGCATCTCAGGTCTTCCTCCCGTTGCAACTTACACCTGGTTCGCCAGACAGTTCGAAGTAGAATGGGTGAAACTTATGATCGCCGCTCTCATAGTCATCTTCGCATTGATTGAGGTGCTGCCAATGTTTCGAAAACTCGAGTTCAGCGTCAGCCTGTTGCCGTTGGGTGGCGTTCTAAGCGGCCTGTTCGGCGGACTTTCCGGACACCAGGGAGCCATGAGAAGTGCCTTCCTCGCTAACACAGGACTTACTAAGGAACAGTTCATCGGTACGGGTGTCACCATCGCTTGCATGGTTGATATCACCCGTCTCACCGTCTACGGCGTTAATTTCTCTATCCTAGAATTAGAAAATAGTAAACTTGTCCTGGCCGGATCTCTGGCGGCATTTCTCGGTGCTTACCTCGGAAAGCGAATGGTTGAGAAAGTGACTATGATTCATATCCAGAGATTTGTTGCCATATCATTAATCGTCCTGAGTATTGCATTAGGGTCGGGTCTTATTTAAAGAAAAACTTGAATAGACAAAGGAATTAATTATGATCACTATCCGTAATGCGACAGAAGCTGACATAGCTATTATTGTAGCCTTTAATAGTGCCCTTGCTGAAGAAAGTGAAAATCGATCCCTGGAACCAAAAATTTTGAAGAGCGGCGTCACTCAATTTCTGCAGCAACCGCAACAGGGATTCTACACTCTCGCTGAAGTAGACGGTGAAATCGTGGGACAGGTGATGATCACCACCGAATTCACTGACTGGCGC
Encoded here:
- a CDS encoding rod shape-determining protein, whose amino-acid sequence is MNSFRPGGWVSGDIAIDLGTANTLIWLQGKGVVINEPSIVARGINDGVILAVGNEANEMVGKTHRDIETIRPLKDGVIADFEMTDGLLQGFVRKIRFNRIARPRMVICVPSGVTEVERRAVKDSGERANAREIYLIEEPVAAAIGIGLDISKPVGNMIVDIGGGTTEIAVIALNGVVTKETIRVAGRAMDKAVVSWFRNEHKLEIGEPTAERIKVSVGTAMRMNDKPITVKGRDMVSGIPKTVEISSDELRQALKDTVTQIVDAVKRTLEKTPPELSVDILDRGIILTGGTALLKGLDQNIRERTHLAANVSEFPLLDVVKGTGIVLNNIKKYAEVLI
- a CDS encoding sulfite exporter TauE/SafE family protein, with translation MEYIIVSLVALLVSGLTLFSGFGLGSLLMPVMAIFFPMQVAIVATAVVHLANNFFKLSLFGKYRRGDVVVKFGMPAIVFAAAGAWILTRISGLPPVATYTWFARQFEVEWVKLMIAALIVIFALIEVLPMFRKLEFSVSLLPLGGVLSGLFGGLSGHQGAMRSAFLANTGLTKEQFIGTGVTIACMVDITRLTVYGVNFSILELENSKLVLAGSLAAFLGAYLGKRMVEKVTMIHIQRFVAISLIVLSIALGSGLI
- the arsC gene encoding arsenate reductase (glutaredoxin) (This arsenate reductase requires both glutathione and glutaredoxin to convert arsenate to arsenite, after which the efflux transporter formed by ArsA and ArsB can extrude the arsenite from the cell, providing resistance.); translation: MNDITNYHNPRUSKIRESVQILRDKGVEPQIVEYLKTTPDATTLKKLASMMGLRPKDFIRRREVDFKELGLKDKLEDDAELFRQMVAHPKLMERPIAIKGDQVVLGRPPDRVLELLH